In the Bacillus amyloliquefaciens DSM 7 = ATCC 23350 genome, CAGAAGGCTGATTGGAATTGGAAAGCGTTTCATGTGAATTTTGACGTTCAGGAGGTGTTGTCTTTGCTGGAAACGATGCATTTTGAAGAGGGAGTTCCTATTCTGCGCCAGCTGCCGAAGCCGTTTACTTCAGCCGCCTTTTTGTTTCATCCCTTTGTCCGAATGCCGGATGGGTGGGAAGAGCAAAAGCGCAAGCGGCCTTTTGAACATATTTATCCGAGCGATGAGGAGATCATCACAATGGGCAGACCCGTTTCCTGGAATACCGTCATGACCATTTGCGGACTGCGCTCTGAAAAAGAGACCGCGCTTGCGCTTATGACCGCTGTCATGGCGCTGCGGGATGAATATGCACAGCCTGAATCCGCCGAGCTGCTTAATCGGCTTTATCCTGCGGATCTGTACTTGCCGAGCGATGATGTCACTTCGCCATTTTTGATTCCGGGGCTCTTAGACGTGTTCCGTTCAAAAGGCATTGAGCGCTGCATTTATTATGAGCCGGTCGAAGAGAAAGGTATATTTTCGCTCAATCAAACGGCGCCTTTGGATGTATGCGGACTGCTGCAGGCCGACATGATCATTGCCGATGAAAAGCGCCGCGCCGCTTTTTTGAGTATGTATGATTCTTTCACGACACTCTTTCTCATGGAAGATCAAGACATGCCGTCTGTAGTCCGCGCCATGAATTGGGAAGCCGTCATTTGCTCTGATACGACCTGCATAAACTGGTTTTCTCAATAAAAAAGGCCGCCGGGTTTAGTTCGGCAGCCTTTTTTCAGTATTAAGATGTCATGACCAGATAAATAAGTCCGATGAACAGAAAAATTCCCGCTGCCGACAGCAGCACTTTCGCAAGCTTCTCCATTTTTCCCCGTCCCCTTAAATCCCGGCGGCCACCACAAATGACAGGCCGACTGAGATGACAAATGAAATAAAGCCGACAGCTCTGTTATCTTTTTCAATTTCTTTATCAATTTTAAACCGGGGCGTCAGAAATTCAAAGATAAAATAGCTGATTAAAAGCATAATAAATCCGTATACGCCCCAGCCGATCATTTGCAGCAGCGAATTATGCTGGGCGATGCTGTGCTGAAAGACATTTGCGATCCCGAGAATTTTCCCTCCGGTCGCCATTGCAACCGCAAGATTGCCTTTTTGAATTTCCACCCAGTTTTTATAGGATGTTACCAATTCAAACACGGTCAGAAAAATGACAAGACACAAAACGGCTACACTGTAATAAGCCGCGATTTCAACAAGCTCATTTTCCCAAAAAGCATTCATGACGTTTACTCCCTTTTTATTTTAGTTCGACAATCGTTACGCCTGATCCTCCTTCTCCCGCTTCCCCGAACCGCGAGCTTTTTACGCTGCGGTGGTTTTTCAGAAGATCCTGCACCCCTTTTCGGAGGGCGCCCGTGCCTTTTCCGTGAATGATGGACACTCTCGGATAGCCGGCAAGCACCGCGTCATCTAAATACTTTTCGACGTGGCTGAGGGCATTTTCGTAACGCTCTCCCCGCAGGTCAAGTTCAAGGGACACGTGATAATCCTTCCCTTTTACGGCGGTGATGGCTTTTTCTTTTTTCGGTTCAGGAGCGGACTTGAGAAACTCAAGATCTTTTTCCTTCACCTTCATTTTAAGGATGCCGATTTGGACATTCCATTCTTTCTCGCCGGTTTTTTCAAGCAGCGCCCCTTTTTGTCCGAATGTGAGCACCTTTACTTCGTCACCCGGCTTCAGCTCGCGTTTTTTCTCTGTTTTTCTTTCCGGCTGCTTTGATTTTTCAAAAGCCGGCATCGCGTCTCCGAGACGTTTTTTGGCATCAATCAGCTCGTGTTCCTTAAAGGATCTGTGTTCTTGCTTGATAGACCGGAGCTCGCGAATGATCTGTTCCGCTTCTTTTGCGGCGTCTTCCAGTTTTTCCGCTGCTTTTTGTTCGGCTTCTTCCATCAGTTTGTCTTTCTGAGCATTCAGCTCAATGATTTGCTGCTGCAGCTCTTTATGCAGTTTTTCTGCTTCTTTTCGGATTGATTCGGTTTCAGAAAGCTCTTCATCCGCTCTTTTTTTACTTTTTTCAAGTGACGCGATCATCAGATCGACTTCATTGTGTTCGGCGGTCATTTCTGACTTCGCCTGGCCGATGATATGCTCCGGCAGGCCGAGGCGTCTTGAGATTTCAAAAGCGTTGCTTCGGCCCGGCACTCCGATCAGGAGCTTGTAGGTCGGCGAAAGCGTTTCAATATCAAATTCAACGCTTGCATTCATGACGCCTTGTCTGTTATAACCGTATGCTTTCAGCTCCGGATAATGGGTTGTCGCAAGCACTCTGGCGTTTGTGCGGTGGACTTCGTCAAGAATGCTCATGGCAAGCGCCGCCCCTTCCTGCGGGTCTGTTCCGGCACCGAGTTCATCAAACAGCACAAGACTGTTTTCGGACACGTCTTTTAAAATACTGACGATATTGACCATGTGGGATGAGAACGTACTCAGGCTTTGTTCGATCGACTGTTCATCACCGATATCGGCAAAAACATGATCAAATACGGCGGCTTCCGATCCTTCATCAGCCGGTATGTGCAGTCCTGCCTGCGCCATTATCGTCAGCAGCCCGAGCGTTTTTAACGTAACGGTTTTACCGCCCGTATTCGGACCCGTGATAACGATCGTCGTATAATCTCCGCCCAGTTCAATGTCGTTGGCCACGACTTGATCTTGAGGCAGCAGCGGATGGCGCGCTTTTTTCAGACGGATAAAGCCGTCTCCGTTCATAAACGGTTTTGTCGCCTTCATCGCTTTTGCGTATCTCGCTTTTGCGAAAATGGAATCCAGCGTCTGCAGCACTTCCACATTTTGAACAATCTCTTGTGTGTGTTCAGCCGTATGCTCCGTCAGCATCCGGAGAATCCGTTCGATTTCCTGTTTTTCTTTCACCTTCGCCTGCTGAAGCGAGTTGTTCATATCGACGATCGCCTGCGGTTCAATAAACAGCGTCGCACCTGATGAAGAAGTATCATGCACGATCCCGCCGTAGCTTGATCTGTATTCCTGTTTGACCGGAATGACAAAGCGGTCATTCCGAATCGTAACGATCGTGTCAGACAGCATTTTTGAAGCGGAAGATGAACGCAGCATCGATTCAAGCCGGTCTCTCACTCTTGATTCAAGCGTTCTGAGCTGCGTGCGGATTCCTCTTAAAGCGGGAGATGCATGATCAAGCACTTCGCCGTGATCATCAATGCAGGAATTAATCTCCCTTTCCAAATCGCCCAATGTAATCAGCTCTTCTGCATGGGCCTGGATCAGCGGAATGCTGACGCCGTCTTCTGTCATTTGACTGATAAAGTGCTTCATTTGCTTAACGGCATACAGCAGCCCGGACAATTCGGTGAATTCCGCCGGGGTCAGCACGCTGCCGATTTCCGCCCGACGCAAAGCCGATCTTATATCGGTCAGACCGCCGAACGGAGCATGGCCTCTTAAGCGCATGATCGCGGATGCTTCTTCGACTTCATCCAGCTGTTTTTGGATGTCGGCGAGATCAGTCAAAGGCTTCAGCTGCAGAAGCTTTTCCCGGCCGAGCGATGAGGCGGCATGTGCGGTAATCTGTTCTTTTACTTTATGAAATTCAAGTGATGATAACACTTTTTGCTGCACGGTTTTGTGGTCCTCCTTACTTAATCATTGCGCGTCAGAAATGCTTTGACCTCATGTAGCGGCCGGGCGTTTAAAACATTCTTTGTTTCTGTCCAGCCTTTGCGCGCAGCGGTCACGCCCGTTTTCATGTCATCGAGCATCTCTATATTATGGGCATCCGTATTAATGACCAAAGTCACGCCTTTTTCGTTTGCTTTGATCAGATGCTCAGTCCGTAAATCGAGGCGCGCGGGGTTTGCATTCAGTTCAAGCGCCGTATTTGTTTTGGCGGCGAGTTCAATCAGCATGTCGATGTCGACTTCATAGCCGGCCCGTCTTCCGATCAGCCGTCCCGTCGGGTGGGCGATAATATCCACGTGCTTATTCGTCAGCGCCTGTTCAAGCCGTTTCATAATGACATGTTCCGGCTGGCTGAAGCTTGAATGAATAGACGCGATGACAAGATCCATTTCAGACAGGACACTGTCATCATAATCAAGTGAGCCGTCGGGGAGAATGTCCATTTCCACGCCTTTAAAGATATGGAAGTTTTCAAACTCGGCGTTCAACGCGTCAATTTCTTCCGCTTGTTTTCTGAGCCGTTCGGCCGTTAACCCATTGGCCACCTTTAAATATTGGGAATGATCGGTGATCGCCATGTACTGATAACCTTTTGCCATACACGCTTCTGCCATTTCCCTGATAGAAAAAGCGCCGTCACTCCAAGCTGAGTGCATATGGAGATCGCCTTTTATCTCTTTTTGCTCCACAAGGTCCGTTTCTTCCCGATACGTGTCGACCTCCTGCCCGCTTTCTCTGAGCTCCGGAGGAATAAACGGCAGACCGAAGTGGGCGTAAAAGGCTTCTTCGCTCGGGAAAGTTTTGACTTCTCCCGTTTCTATCGTTTCAACCCCGTATTCGCTGATCCGTTCACCGCGCTCTTTTGCCAGCTGGCGCATTCTAATGTTGTGATCTTTGGAGCCCGTAAAATGATGCAGTGTGGTCGCAAACTGCTCCTCTGTCACAAGCCGGAAATCCACACTCGTCTCATATTCAAAGGTCAGGATGACTGATACCTTTGTATCCCCGCTCGCTATCACGTCTTTTACGTTCGGCAGGGACAGAAGCTGGTCTCTGACAGCCGCCGGGTGATCTGTGGCGATAATGTAATCCAGATCTTTTACGGTTTCCCGCGCTCTTCTGAGACTGCCGGCACGGGAATATTTCTGAATATCCGTCAGCCCGGCCAAATGTTCTTCAATCACTGAAGCAATGCTGAGCGCATAGCCGATCGGAAAACGTTCAGGCTGTTTTCCGGCTTCTCCGAGAGCCTGGAGGATTTTCTCCTCTGTTTTTTTGCCGAAACCGGCGAGGCCCTGTACTTTTTTCTGCTCGCATGCTTCTTTCAGCGATTCCGCGTCATGAACGCCCAGCTCTTGATACAGCTTGGCGATTTTCTTGCCGCCGAGGCCCGGAAGCTTCAACAAAGGAACCAAGCCTTCAGGGACTTCTTTCTGCAATTGGAGAAGCGTGCCGGACACGCCTTCCTGCATATATTCACGAATGACGCTATAAGTGCCTTTTCCGATGCCGGATAAAGACATCATGTCGTCGATTTCCGACAGGCTGCGGTCATCCTGCTCAAGCGCCGCTGCCGCTTTTCGGAAGGCTGATATTTTAAACGGGTTGTCCCCTTTCAGTTCCATATAGACCGCAATCGTTTCAAGCAGCCTGATAATATCTTTTTTATGCATACTGTTAACCCCCAGTCGTTTCCTGCTTTTCATCATACAAATTTTTCTCCTCCTGCACAACTGACGCAGAGCTTGAAAAAAACTTCTCCGGTCAAGAGAAGTTTTTTATGCCCCGTACTGGGCCCACAGTTCTTGCAGAAGCCCTGACAGATACGGCGTATGATGTGTGATGATATCCGCAAGCGTTGATTGTGCGAGCATATCTTGAAGCGCGCTTACAGGCAGTACGGATGCGACGTATAACAGGATAAACGCAAATAGATAGACTTCCAGAAACCCGAGCACCCCGCCAAGCAGTTTGTTGATCTGTTTAATGACCGGAATGCTGGCGATGATATTAAGGGCCGCTCCGATAATCCGGAGCAGAATCTTTGCGATGATAAACAAAATGACAAACGCGATCGCATTGTAATAAGCCGTCTCTACGTTTCCATTAATAAAAGAAAGAGCCGCCTGGCCGCCGGAAAAATCAGGCGCAGGTATAAAGCTCAAATGCGGCGCAAGGTTTTTGTAAAAAAGCGCCGCAAACGCAATCGAAAGGATAAAACTCGTTAAATATATAAATTGGAGGATAAATCCTCTCTTCAATCCAAGCAATGTGCCCATCAAGAGCAAAACTAAGATGATGATATCTATCATATGGTGTTCATTCCTTTTCTTTAAGCTGCCGCTCCAGTATTTCATATTTTTCTTGCAGTTTCATATAATCATGCACGACATTGACCGCAGTCAAAACAGCGAGCTTATTTATATCAAGATATGGATTTTTCTCGTTGATTTCTCTCATTTTATCATCAACCATTCCGGCCACATGACGCATGTGCGCTTTGCTTTCTTCCCCGATAATGGTGAAGTGCTGGCCGTAAATGTTAACTGTCGTTTTGGTTTTTTTGCCGTCAGACAACGTTTCTCCTCCATTCCGCGAGAATCCTAGTTCCTATCATACCACGATTATCGTTTGAATGGAAAGACGAGCCTCGGGCTGTTATGATACACTGGTATATACAGTGAAAAGTGCCAAAAAAGGAGATTATATCGTGTCCCATTCTGTTATAAAAGTATCCGCTTCCGCTATAGAACAAATGAAACATTCCTATGCCGGCTCCCTTACTTCCGCCGTTCCGCAGGGCGCCGTCTTCCAGGCTAAGCCTCCGGGCTGTACCATTACAGCCTACCGTTCGGGCAAGGTTCTCTTTCAAGGAAGAAACGCCGGCACAGAAGCGGCCCGCTGGGGAACGGCTGAGGCGCCGAAGGCAAAGAAAACCGTCAAAAAAGCGGCCGATCCGATCTACGCTCCCCCGGCGGGCATTGCGTCCATGTCGGTGATCGGCTCAGATGAGGTCGGAACAGGCGATTATTTCGGGCCGATAACGGTTGCCTGCGCCTACGCCGACAAAACAAAGCTTTCTTTAATGAAAGAACTGGGCGTCAAGGATTCGAAGGATTTAAAAGATCCGCAGATTATTGAAATCGCCAAACTGTTAATTAAAACCATTCCCTACAGCCTGCTTGTGTTAAAAAACGAAAAATACAATCAGATGCAGGAAAAAGGCATGAGTCAAGGAAAAATGAAGGCGCTCCTTCATAATCAGGCGATTTCCAACCTGCTGAAAAAAATGAACGGCGTCAAACCGGAAGCGATTCTGATTGACCAATTCGCAGAGCCTGGCATTTATTTTAAGCATCTTTCCGGGCGGGATATCGTAAAAGAAAAAACGTTTTTCAGCACGAAGGCGGAAAGCATACACCTTTCCGTCGCCGCAGCCTCTATCATCGCGCGATATTCTTTCTTACTTGAAATGGATAAGCTTTCCCGTGAAGCCGGGATGACGATCCCCAAAGGCGCGGGGCCGCACGTCGATGAAGCTGCCGCCAAGCTGATCATCAATAAGGGAGAAGATGCGCTCAGAACATTCACCAAACTTCATTTTGCCAATACGCAAAAGGCGAAGCGTCTTGTCGAACGGAAGCGGTCATAATAAAAAAAAGCTTGCAGAGTGATCTGCAAGCTTTTTTCTTTAGCCTCTTAATACGGCCTGATACGTTTCTTCCAACGCCTTCAGCACGTTTTCATGGACTTTTGTCACTTCTTCTTCTGTCAATGTTTGTTCAGGATTAACATATTGAAGCGAGAAGGCGACGGATTTTTTGCCCTCTTCCATATGCTCGCCTTCGTACACATCGAAGACGGTGACTTCTTTCAACAGCGCGCCGCCGGCATCTTTGATAACGGCTTCGAGCTGTCCGCTTGTAACGGTTTTATCTGCAACAAGCGCGATGTCACGCGTGACGGACGGGTATTTCGGAATCGCCGTGTACACGAGAGGTTCTGTTTCTTCGGTCAGAAGCGCGTGCAGATCAAGCTCGAACACATACGTTTCTTTGATATCCAGCTCTTTTTCCATTGCCGGGTGCACCTGTCCGATAAATCCGGCAAGTGAGCCGTTCAAAAGAATGTTTGCGGTCCGGCCGGGATGCATGTTTTTGCGTTCTGACTGGACAAATTCAATCCGGTCTGACACATTCAATTGATGCAGCAGGCCTTCAACGATACCTTTGACAACGAAGAAATCAACCGGCTTTTTCTCACCCTGCCATAAGTTTTTGCGCCATAATCCGGTTACAGCTCCGGCAACCCGTTCTTTTTCAACAGGTTTTGTATTTTCTTCCTTCGTCAGAAATACAGAACCCGTTTCGTATAAAGCAACGGAATCAGTCTGTCTGGCCAGGTTGTATGAAACAGCTTCAAGCAGATTCGGCACGAGGCTGTGTCTGAGAATGCTTCTTTCTTCGCTCATCGGCAGAGCCAGCATCGTGTTGAATGATTTTTCGATCGCAAAAGCGGCCGCTTTTTTATCATTAGTCAATGAATAAGTGGTCGCTTGAGAAAGACCCGCTCCTTCAAGGAAACGTCTCACTTTCCGGCGTTTTGCCTGATACGGGGTCAAGCCGCCTGTCGTGCCGGCCGTTTCCGGAAGCGTGGACGGAATATTGTCATACCCGTATAATCTTGCCGCTTCTTCAATCAGGTCTTCTTCGATTTTAATATCTCCGCGGCGTGACGGCACCGTTACAACGAGAACGTCTTCAGCTTCACCGACTGCAAAACCGAGCCGCTTGTAAATGCTGATGATTTCTTCCTTAGCGATTGTCATGCCGAGCACGGCGTTCACTTTTTCAACTGACACGTGAATGTTGTTCGCTTCGATTTTCAGATGGTTTTCTTCAACCGTGCCTGACAGCACTTCTCCGCCTGCATACGCCTGAATGAGGCTGCAGGCCCGTTCAGCTGCAAGCAGAACGCGTGCCGGGTCAATGCCTTTTTCATATCTGGCGCTCGCTTCGCTTCTCAGCCCGAGGTCTCTCGACGCTTTGCGGACGGTCTGTCCGTCGAAATAAGCGGCTTCCAGTAAAATCGAGGTGGTGTCTTCACGGACTTCAGACTCGGCTCCGCCCATAACTCCCGCGACTGCTTGCGCCTTTTTTCCGTTTGTGATGACCAAATGGCTGCTTGACAGCTTGCGCTCCTGTTCATCGAGCGTCACGATGGTTTCGTTTTCCGCCGCTTTTCTGACAACGACCTCTTTTGAACCGAACCGGTCGTAATCGAAAGCGTGAAGCGGCTGGCCGTATTCAAGCAGGACGAAGTTTGTAATGTCCACGACGTTATTATGCGGGCGGATGCCTGCATTCATCAGCTTCGTCTGCATCCAAAGCGGTGACGGGCCGATTTTGACGTTTTTAATGATTTTCGCGGCGTAATGCGGGTTGGCCTGCGTATCTTCAATCTTGACGGAAACAGCGTCCGCCGCTTTTTCTGCCGCTGTTTCATATGAAGTCTCCGGAAGCTTTACCTCTGCGCCAAGGATAGCCGCGACTTCATAAGCTACGCCAAGCATGTTCATCGCGTCGGCGCGGTTCGGCGTTAAGCCCAATTCTAAAATCGCATCGTCAAGCTGAAGGGCCGCCATTGCGTCAGCTCCCGTTTCAGCATCATTCGGAAACACGAAAATGCCTTCCGCATATTCTTTCGCCACGAGCTTGCTTTCAATGCCGAGCTCCTGAAGGGAACAGATCATGCCGTGAGATGCCTCGCCGCGAAGCTTGGCTTTTTTAATTTTGAAATTGCCGGGAAGCACGGCTCCGACCGTTGCAACGGCAACCTTCTGTCCTTTATCAACATTCGGGGCGCCGCAGATAATCTGCACGGGTTCCTCCGCACCGATATCGACAAGGCATTTGTTGAGTTTGTCGGCATTCGGGTGCTGTTCACGTTCAAGCACGTGTCCGATGACAACGCCTTTTACGCCTTCCCCTTTATACTCGATACCTTCAACTTCAATACCGGCTCTTGTAATTTTTTCTGCAAGCACGGCCGGGTCGATTCCCTGCAAGTCAACGTAATCTTCTAACCATTTATAAGAAACAAACATGTGTATCCTCCTCTTACGCCTGTTTAAACTGCGAAATGAATCTGACATCATTGGTATAGAAATGGCGGATATCTTCAATGCCGTATTTCAGCATCGCGATACGTTCAACACCCATTCCGAAAGCAAAACCCTGGTACTCTTCAGGATTGAACCCGGCCATTTTCAGCACGTTCGGGTGAACCATGCCGGCGCCGAGAATTTCGATCCAGCCTGTTTTTTTGCAGACGGAGCAGCCTTGTCCGCCGCACTTAAAGCAGGTCACATCCACTTCGACAGAAGGCTCTGTGAATGGGAAGAAGCTCGGACGGAGCCTGATTTCACGGTCTTGGCCGAACATTTTTTTCGCGACCAATTCAAGCGTGCCTTTCAGGTCGCTCATGCTGATTTTGCGGTCCACGACGAGACCCTCGATCTGCATGAACTGATGGGAATGTGTCGCGTCATCGTTGTCACGGCGATACACTTTACCGGGACAAATGATTTTGACGGGGCCTTTTCCTTTATGTTTTTCCATCGTGCGTGTCTGCACCGGTGACGTCTGCGTTCTCATCAGCATTTCTTCTGTAATGTAAAAGCTGTCCTGCATGTCGCGGGCCGGATGTTCCTTCGGCAGATTCAGCGCTTCGAAGTTATAATAATCCGTTTCCACTTCAGGGCCTTCTTCTACGGTATATCCCATACCGATAAATAAATCTTCAATTTCTTCAATAACGACCGTCAGCGGATGGCGTCCGCCGATGTTTACCGGACTGCCAGGC is a window encoding:
- a CDS encoding DUF2711 family protein yields the protein MLETMHFEEGVPILRQLPKPFTSAAFLFHPFVRMPDGWEEQKRKRPFEHIYPSDEEIITMGRPVSWNTVMTICGLRSEKETALALMTAVMALRDEYAQPESAELLNRLYPADLYLPSDDVTSPFLIPGLLDVFRSKGIERCIYYEPVEEKGIFSLNQTAPLDVCGLLQADMIIADEKRRAAFLSMYDSFTTLFLMEDQDMPSVVRAMNWEAVICSDTTCINWFSQ
- a CDS encoding DUF350 domain-containing protein, which gives rise to MNAFWENELVEIAAYYSVAVLCLVIFLTVFELVTSYKNWVEIQKGNLAVAMATGGKILGIANVFQHSIAQHNSLLQMIGWGVYGFIMLLISYFIFEFLTPRFKIDKEIEKDNRAVGFISFVISVGLSFVVAAGI
- a CDS encoding endonuclease MutS2 produces the protein MQQKVLSSLEFHKVKEQITAHAASSLGREKLLQLKPLTDLADIQKQLDEVEEASAIMRLRGHAPFGGLTDIRSALRRAEIGSVLTPAEFTELSGLLYAVKQMKHFISQMTEDGVSIPLIQAHAEELITLGDLEREINSCIDDHGEVLDHASPALRGIRTQLRTLESRVRDRLESMLRSSSASKMLSDTIVTIRNDRFVIPVKQEYRSSYGGIVHDTSSSGATLFIEPQAIVDMNNSLQQAKVKEKQEIERILRMLTEHTAEHTQEIVQNVEVLQTLDSIFAKARYAKAMKATKPFMNGDGFIRLKKARHPLLPQDQVVANDIELGGDYTTIVITGPNTGGKTVTLKTLGLLTIMAQAGLHIPADEGSEAAVFDHVFADIGDEQSIEQSLSTFSSHMVNIVSILKDVSENSLVLFDELGAGTDPQEGAALAMSILDEVHRTNARVLATTHYPELKAYGYNRQGVMNASVEFDIETLSPTYKLLIGVPGRSNAFEISRRLGLPEHIIGQAKSEMTAEHNEVDLMIASLEKSKKRADEELSETESIRKEAEKLHKELQQQIIELNAQKDKLMEEAEQKAAEKLEDAAKEAEQIIRELRSIKQEHRSFKEHELIDAKKRLGDAMPAFEKSKQPERKTEKKRELKPGDEVKVLTFGQKGALLEKTGEKEWNVQIGILKMKVKEKDLEFLKSAPEPKKEKAITAVKGKDYHVSLELDLRGERYENALSHVEKYLDDAVLAGYPRVSIIHGKGTGALRKGVQDLLKNHRSVKSSRFGEAGEGGSGVTIVELK
- the polX gene encoding DNA polymerase/3'-5' exonuclease PolX — protein: MHKKDIIRLLETIAVYMELKGDNPFKISAFRKAAAALEQDDRSLSEIDDMMSLSGIGKGTYSVIREYMQEGVSGTLLQLQKEVPEGLVPLLKLPGLGGKKIAKLYQELGVHDAESLKEACEQKKVQGLAGFGKKTEEKILQALGEAGKQPERFPIGYALSIASVIEEHLAGLTDIQKYSRAGSLRRARETVKDLDYIIATDHPAAVRDQLLSLPNVKDVIASGDTKVSVILTFEYETSVDFRLVTEEQFATTLHHFTGSKDHNIRMRQLAKERGERISEYGVETIETGEVKTFPSEEAFYAHFGLPFIPPELRESGQEVDTYREETDLVEQKEIKGDLHMHSAWSDGAFSIREMAEACMAKGYQYMAITDHSQYLKVANGLTAERLRKQAEEIDALNAEFENFHIFKGVEMDILPDGSLDYDDSVLSEMDLVIASIHSSFSQPEHVIMKRLEQALTNKHVDIIAHPTGRLIGRRAGYEVDIDMLIELAAKTNTALELNANPARLDLRTEHLIKANEKGVTLVINTDAHNIEMLDDMKTGVTAARKGWTETKNVLNARPLHEVKAFLTRND
- a CDS encoding CvpA family protein, whose amino-acid sequence is MIDIIILVLLLMGTLLGLKRGFILQFIYLTSFILSIAFAALFYKNLAPHLSFIPAPDFSGGQAALSFINGNVETAYYNAIAFVILFIIAKILLRIIGAALNIIASIPVIKQINKLLGGVLGFLEVYLFAFILLYVASVLPVSALQDMLAQSTLADIITHHTPYLSGLLQELWAQYGA
- the zapA gene encoding cell division protein ZapA; amino-acid sequence: MSDGKKTKTTVNIYGQHFTIIGEESKAHMRHVAGMVDDKMREINEKNPYLDINKLAVLTAVNVVHDYMKLQEKYEILERQLKEKE
- the rnhC gene encoding ribonuclease HIII, with translation MSHSVIKVSASAIEQMKHSYAGSLTSAVPQGAVFQAKPPGCTITAYRSGKVLFQGRNAGTEAARWGTAEAPKAKKTVKKAADPIYAPPAGIASMSVIGSDEVGTGDYFGPITVACAYADKTKLSLMKELGVKDSKDLKDPQIIEIAKLLIKTIPYSLLVLKNEKYNQMQEKGMSQGKMKALLHNQAISNLLKKMNGVKPEAILIDQFAEPGIYFKHLSGRDIVKEKTFFSTKAESIHLSVAAASIIARYSFLLEMDKLSREAGMTIPKGAGPHVDEAAAKLIINKGEDALRTFTKLHFANTQKAKRLVERKRS
- the pheT gene encoding phenylalanine--tRNA ligase subunit beta; amino-acid sequence: MFVSYKWLEDYVDLQGIDPAVLAEKITRAGIEVEGIEYKGEGVKGVVIGHVLEREQHPNADKLNKCLVDIGAEEPVQIICGAPNVDKGQKVAVATVGAVLPGNFKIKKAKLRGEASHGMICSLQELGIESKLVAKEYAEGIFVFPNDAETGADAMAALQLDDAILELGLTPNRADAMNMLGVAYEVAAILGAEVKLPETSYETAAEKAADAVSVKIEDTQANPHYAAKIIKNVKIGPSPLWMQTKLMNAGIRPHNNVVDITNFVLLEYGQPLHAFDYDRFGSKEVVVRKAAENETIVTLDEQERKLSSSHLVITNGKKAQAVAGVMGGAESEVREDTTSILLEAAYFDGQTVRKASRDLGLRSEASARYEKGIDPARVLLAAERACSLIQAYAGGEVLSGTVEENHLKIEANNIHVSVEKVNAVLGMTIAKEEIISIYKRLGFAVGEAEDVLVVTVPSRRGDIKIEEDLIEEAARLYGYDNIPSTLPETAGTTGGLTPYQAKRRKVRRFLEGAGLSQATTYSLTNDKKAAAFAIEKSFNTMLALPMSEERSILRHSLVPNLLEAVSYNLARQTDSVALYETGSVFLTKEENTKPVEKERVAGAVTGLWRKNLWQGEKKPVDFFVVKGIVEGLLHQLNVSDRIEFVQSERKNMHPGRTANILLNGSLAGFIGQVHPAMEKELDIKETYVFELDLHALLTEETEPLVYTAIPKYPSVTRDIALVADKTVTSGQLEAVIKDAGGALLKEVTVFDVYEGEHMEEGKKSVAFSLQYVNPEQTLTEEEVTKVHENVLKALEETYQAVLRG
- the pheS gene encoding phenylalanine--tRNA ligase subunit alpha — translated: MEEKLKQLELEAAEKVEAAGSLKEVNDIRVQYLGKKGPITEVLRGMGKLSAEERPKMGALANEVRERIAAAITAKNEQLEQEEMNKKLSSQTIDVTLPGSPVNIGGRHPLTVVIEEIEDLFIGMGYTVEEGPEVETDYYNFEALNLPKEHPARDMQDSFYITEEMLMRTQTSPVQTRTMEKHKGKGPVKIICPGKVYRRDNDDATHSHQFMQIEGLVVDRKISMSDLKGTLELVAKKMFGQDREIRLRPSFFPFTEPSVEVDVTCFKCGGQGCSVCKKTGWIEILGAGMVHPNVLKMAGFNPEEYQGFAFGMGVERIAMLKYGIEDIRHFYTNDVRFISQFKQA